In Bacillus sp. SM2101, a single genomic region encodes these proteins:
- a CDS encoding PEP/pyruvate-binding domain-containing protein codes for MIRWFYEIGEEDFQAVGGKGYNLSKMYNQGLNVPNGFVITSDAYNSYIQKNFIGEKISRILNEETSAKEKSLTIKSLFTKELFSIELQKHIEDQLTKIASKRVAVRSSSTVEDLPGMSFAGQYSTYLNVTRKDIIDKVLLCWQSLWNERAIDYRTKYDVTSGFTHSVVIQEMINSKLSGIVFTANPITGNRNEIYINGSYGLGEAIVSGEVNPDQYTVSKSNGKVLIEELSSKECLCQYGEDGIEYVPIRDGLKNGSSLENLHIESIVKEAIKVEAYFSKPQDIEFAIDHNDELYIVQSRDITSLFPIDSFIQDKKLRAYLSVSTVMLGMKEPFTPLGFELFGHMVPTIVNVMTSRNKPLDGGFVKEAGGRIFADITYLLANKFVGKQFAKAFAGNDLPLEGTMNAVLKHHGKQFTNQGIKFKIPWGIVKYAISMVKPYVEANKIASEDRYGQMKKIGHAVVEEHMRLACSLQTVEEKLDFIKDTLVNAFILSQKQALYCVEFANFSKISKKLSKMLGDDFDIVPLTKSFPNCITVELGMELNYLAKYFDEEGVEPTKNHPKVRQLLKEFGHRSTIELDFGVKRWSEDPAYIMNLIKSYMVDQMYNRNIEEVHGNAQKADQLINEIYERIKVLKGKRRARKMRKMIIDYRIAAGMREYPKFDIVRMLALAREVMLEVGQLYEQQGLIEDQEDIFFLRTQDIRSREQLRLTILTNKEVYKREFARTTIPRIVLNTGETYYSAQNVDPHSKILQGVPLSAGIYEGKVRVIFDPNKAELLEGEILVTESTNPAWTPLFMTAKGLIMEYGGPVSHGGIVAREYGIPAVVGIPSATATLKDGQMVRINGETGTVEILKQQDMIN; via the coding sequence ATGATTAGATGGTTTTATGAAATAGGAGAGGAAGATTTTCAAGCTGTTGGCGGCAAAGGGTACAATTTGAGCAAAATGTATAATCAAGGCTTAAATGTACCAAATGGCTTTGTTATTACTTCTGATGCTTATAATTCATATATTCAAAAAAATTTCATAGGAGAAAAAATTAGCAGGATTTTAAATGAAGAGACGTCAGCGAAAGAGAAATCCTTGACTATAAAATCATTATTCACTAAAGAGTTGTTTTCAATAGAATTACAAAAGCATATTGAAGATCAATTGACTAAAATCGCTAGTAAACGTGTAGCTGTTAGAAGTAGTTCAACTGTTGAAGATTTACCTGGAATGAGTTTTGCTGGGCAATATAGCACGTATTTAAACGTAACACGAAAAGATATCATTGACAAAGTTCTATTATGTTGGCAGTCCCTCTGGAATGAAAGAGCTATTGATTATAGAACTAAGTATGATGTTACGTCAGGTTTTACTCATAGTGTCGTCATTCAAGAGATGATAAATTCTAAGTTATCCGGTATTGTATTTACAGCAAACCCAATTACAGGGAATAGAAATGAGATATACATTAATGGATCTTATGGGCTTGGGGAAGCGATTGTAAGTGGTGAAGTGAATCCAGATCAGTATACGGTATCGAAGTCGAATGGAAAGGTACTGATAGAAGAACTATCTTCAAAAGAATGCTTGTGTCAATATGGTGAAGATGGGATTGAATATGTACCAATAAGGGACGGTTTAAAGAACGGTAGTTCATTGGAAAATCTGCACATCGAATCGATTGTCAAAGAAGCTATTAAGGTTGAGGCATACTTTAGTAAACCTCAAGACATTGAGTTTGCTATAGATCATAACGATGAATTATATATTGTTCAATCAAGAGACATCACTTCATTATTCCCGATAGACAGTTTTATTCAAGATAAAAAACTTAGAGCATATTTATCAGTAAGTACAGTTATGTTAGGAATGAAGGAGCCTTTTACACCGTTAGGATTTGAGCTGTTTGGGCATATGGTTCCGACGATCGTAAATGTGATGACAAGTCGCAATAAGCCATTGGATGGTGGATTTGTAAAAGAGGCTGGTGGAAGAATATTTGCTGATATCACTTATTTATTAGCAAATAAATTTGTTGGAAAGCAATTTGCGAAAGCTTTTGCGGGAAACGATCTCCCACTCGAAGGTACGATGAATGCTGTATTAAAACATCATGGAAAACAGTTTACTAACCAAGGAATCAAATTTAAAATACCTTGGGGCATCGTTAAATATGCTATTAGTATGGTTAAGCCATATGTTGAAGCTAATAAAATCGCTTCCGAAGACAGATATGGACAGATGAAGAAGATAGGTCATGCTGTAGTAGAAGAACATATGAGGCTCGCATGTTCTCTCCAAACTGTTGAAGAGAAGTTGGATTTTATTAAGGATACACTTGTCAACGCATTCATATTATCTCAGAAGCAAGCCTTATATTGTGTGGAATTTGCTAATTTCTCAAAAATTAGTAAAAAGCTCTCGAAAATGTTAGGTGATGATTTTGATATCGTTCCGCTAACAAAATCATTCCCAAATTGTATAACTGTTGAATTAGGTATGGAACTTAATTATTTGGCAAAGTACTTTGATGAAGAGGGGGTAGAACCAACAAAAAATCACCCTAAAGTGCGACAGTTGTTAAAGGAATTTGGACACAGAAGTACGATTGAATTAGATTTTGGTGTGAAGAGATGGTCGGAGGATCCAGCATATATCATGAACTTAATAAAATCATACATGGTAGATCAAATGTACAATCGGAACATTGAGGAGGTTCATGGGAATGCGCAAAAAGCAGATCAGTTAATTAATGAAATATATGAGAGAATTAAAGTATTAAAAGGCAAAAGAAGAGCTAGGAAAATGAGAAAGATGATCATTGATTATCGAATAGCTGCTGGAATGAGAGAGTATCCAAAGTTTGATATCGTCAGAATGTTGGCACTTGCGAGAGAGGTTATGTTAGAAGTAGGTCAGTTGTATGAACAGCAAGGATTAATTGAAGATCAAGAAGATATCTTTTTTTTAAGGACGCAGGATATAAGAAGTAGGGAGCAATTAAGGCTTACCATTCTAACGAACAAAGAGGTATATAAAAGGGAGTTTGCTAGAACAACGATCCCTCGTATTGTATTAAATACTGGAGAAACATATTATTCAGCTCAAAATGTTGATCCCCATAGCAAAATTCTTCAAGGTGTTCCTTTATCAGCAGGTATTTATGAGGGCAAAGTAAGGGTTATTTTTGACCCGAATAAAGCTGAGTTATTAGAAGGGGAGATTCTTGTTACTGAAAGTACGAACCCTGCTTGGACACCGTTATTCATGACTGCAAAAGGGCTAATCATGGAGTATGGTGGTCCTGTTAGTCACGGTGGAATTGTAGCAAGAGAATATGGGATTCCTGCAGTTGTCGGTATACCTTCTGCAACAGCAACATTGAAGGATGGACAAATGGTTAGAATTAACGGTGAGACTGGTACGGTTGAAATATTAAAACAACAAGATATGATTAATTAA
- a CDS encoding TetR/AcrR family transcriptional regulator, giving the protein MELKDKIIQAAFDLFAEKGFEKATVSEIINLAGSSKGGFYHHFKSKDEILEAITSRYIDELKTDYEKLLQHQQRSTIELWNHIFAQLIEYKLGKIPEWPKMRKIFSFNGNHIILKNFASQFEVMTTELYTQLILQGVREGVFHVKHPNMLAGLWSREMIRVVSICRKLIFSTDVEAYEEFEMLLAFNEDLINRELGVSSNMIQIKEVALQYVQQSRKRLEHKEEFDD; this is encoded by the coding sequence TTGGAGTTAAAAGATAAGATTATACAAGCAGCGTTTGATTTGTTTGCGGAAAAAGGGTTTGAAAAAGCAACAGTATCAGAAATTATTAATTTAGCTGGCAGTTCCAAAGGAGGATTTTATCATCATTTCAAATCGAAAGATGAAATTCTCGAAGCAATCACCTCGCGTTATATAGATGAATTAAAAACTGATTATGAGAAGCTTCTTCAACATCAACAACGTTCAACTATTGAATTATGGAATCATATTTTTGCACAGCTGATTGAATACAAGCTTGGCAAAATTCCTGAATGGCCAAAAATGAGAAAAATCTTTTCATTTAATGGAAATCATATCATTCTAAAAAATTTTGCTAGTCAATTTGAAGTAATGACGACGGAATTATATACACAGCTCATTTTGCAAGGTGTTCGAGAAGGAGTCTTTCATGTTAAACACCCAAATATGTTGGCTGGATTATGGTCTAGGGAAATGATTAGAGTAGTTTCAATATGTAGAAAGCTTATTTTTTCTACCGATGTCGAAGCATATGAAGAATTTGAAATGTTGTTAGCTTTTAATGAAGATCTTATCAATCGTGAATTAGGTGTTTCTAGTAATATGATTCAAATTAAAGAAGTAGCCCTTCAATACGTTCAGCAATCTAGAAAGCGGCTTGAGCATAAGGAGGAATTTGATGATTAG
- a CDS encoding SDR family oxidoreductase has translation MQNINGKVVIITGAGSGLGKETAIAFAKCGANVVICGREYAKLEEVERYITSQYNVKVLPIRADVSSQSDVRMLIQAATAKFERIDILINNAAVFEQYHIFESPLDSWEYQITNNATSVFLMIRECLPVMRSQKSGQIINITSGLAKEGAAGFGAYAASKAAIEALSYTVDDEEHKNGITSHVFNPGAMKTNLVTTGDDPANIAPYLVKLAQWQSSSEKKVLQVDHIQQAE, from the coding sequence ATGCAAAATATAAATGGGAAAGTTGTCATTATTACTGGTGCTGGGAGCGGTTTAGGGAAAGAAACTGCCATTGCCTTTGCTAAATGTGGAGCTAATGTAGTTATTTGTGGACGGGAGTATGCTAAGCTTGAAGAGGTTGAGCGCTACATCACAAGTCAGTATAATGTTAAAGTTCTGCCTATCCGTGCAGATGTTTCATCCCAATCTGATGTTAGAATGCTTATACAGGCAGCTACGGCTAAGTTCGAACGGATCGACATATTAATCAATAACGCGGCTGTATTTGAACAATATCACATTTTTGAAAGCCCCTTGGATTCATGGGAGTACCAAATAACGAATAATGCTACAAGTGTATTCTTAATGATAAGAGAATGTTTACCAGTTATGAGAAGCCAAAAGTCAGGACAGATCATCAACATTACTTCAGGCCTAGCGAAGGAAGGTGCTGCTGGTTTTGGTGCCTACGCTGCCAGCAAAGCGGCCATTGAAGCATTATCCTATACTGTAGATGATGAAGAACATAAAAATGGGATTACGTCACACGTTTTTAACCCTGGTGCGATGAAAACGAACTTGGTGACAACAGGTGATGACCCTGCAAATATCGCACCCTATTTAGTTAAACTAGCACAATGGCAATCTTCTAGTGAAAAGAAAGTACTGCAAGTTGACCATATCCAGCAAGCGGAATAA
- a CDS encoding MerR family transcriptional regulator has protein sequence MYTISEVAKILGVSTHTLRYYEKEKIIEPDRNKNKDRMYSDAHLNWLRFVMKLKQTQMPIAKIREYAQLYIEGEHTTIARLQLLEEHRSEIQNQVKTLVDTEKMLEDKINSYKKMVSMKHLGSVATKPK, from the coding sequence ATGTATACAATCAGTGAGGTCGCTAAAATATTAGGAGTCAGTACTCATACATTACGGTATTATGAAAAAGAGAAAATCATAGAACCAGATCGCAACAAGAATAAAGATAGAATGTATAGTGATGCACATCTTAATTGGCTTCGATTTGTGATGAAACTAAAACAGACACAAATGCCAATTGCAAAAATTAGAGAATACGCACAATTGTATATTGAAGGAGAGCATACAACAATCGCTCGCTTACAACTGCTCGAAGAACATAGGAGTGAGATTCAAAATCAAGTGAAAACCTTGGTTGACACGGAAAAGATGCTTGAAGACAAAATTAACTCATATAAGAAAATGGTTAGTATGAAACATCTAGGCTCCGTTGCTACTAAACCAAAATAA
- a CDS encoding RNA polymerase sigma factor — MQRDEKKNEVLSLYDLYSRRVLKFIFTLTKDYHTAEDLTHETFIKVYNSYGQLKNKDKVESWIFRIAHNITMDYMRRKKFNIFEHFSHQYREKEANNTLESAIMINESFQELYEALGKLKPSYREVVILRKIEGMSTKETCEILGWSESKVKSTLLRALKALQQELSKGEWVYE, encoded by the coding sequence GTGCAACGAGATGAAAAGAAAAATGAAGTGCTTTCCCTATATGACTTGTATAGTAGGCGAGTGTTAAAGTTTATTTTTACATTAACTAAAGACTACCATACAGCTGAAGACTTAACCCACGAAACTTTTATAAAAGTATATAACTCGTATGGTCAGTTAAAAAATAAAGATAAAGTTGAAAGCTGGATATTCAGGATTGCTCACAATATTACAATGGATTATATGAGACGGAAAAAATTTAATATTTTTGAGCACTTTAGTCATCAATACCGAGAGAAAGAAGCTAACAATACATTAGAAAGCGCTATTATGATCAATGAAAGCTTTCAAGAATTGTATGAAGCTCTTGGTAAGTTAAAACCGAGTTATCGTGAAGTGGTCATACTTAGAAAAATTGAGGGGATGTCCACGAAAGAAACGTGTGAAATTTTAGGTTGGAGTGAGAGTAAAGTTAAATCAACTTTACTTAGAGCTCTAAAAGCGCTACAACAAGAATTGTCGAAGGGAGAATGGGTTTATGAGTAA
- a CDS encoding VOC family protein, giving the protein MIQSIYETHLQVKDLDQSIAFFEKLGLQLAHRIYERKCAFFFIGNKEQMLGLWEVPAGQEIAKRHFAFSVQLAKLKTSIEWLNDKDIKLAEDFFGREPIEPIVFTWMPAASVYFYDPDGNSLEFVSVLEGDPLDLNEMLYLSEWDEMRKNEQRKM; this is encoded by the coding sequence ATGATACAGAGTATATACGAAACCCATTTACAAGTGAAAGATTTAGATCAAAGCATTGCGTTTTTTGAAAAGCTCGGACTTCAACTAGCGCATCGAATTTATGAAAGAAAATGCGCGTTCTTTTTTATTGGAAATAAGGAACAAATGCTTGGCCTATGGGAAGTACCAGCCGGGCAAGAAATTGCAAAGCGACATTTTGCATTCAGCGTACAATTAGCAAAACTAAAAACATCAATAGAATGGTTAAATGACAAAGATATTAAGCTTGCTGAAGATTTTTTTGGTAGAGAACCGATTGAACCAATCGTATTTACTTGGATGCCTGCTGCTTCAGTTTATTTTTATGATCCTGATGGAAACAGTTTAGAATTTGTCTCGGTATTAGAAGGTGACCCGCTAGATCTAAATGAGATGCTTTATTTAAGTGAATGGGATGAAATGAGAAAGAACGAACAAAGAAAGATGTAA
- a CDS encoding DUF2812 domain-containing protein, translated as MKNKLKKKFLWLESWYIEEQEAWFSNMSLEGWKLINIGHFFATFEKSEPEKVNYRCDIFKVNDQYYNRIDFYKQAGWEHIGSRGFVQIFRGSDDITSEIHTDASELAETVSILKRDITKRCWMVLFLLIIIIILQMSTLFIDPVDNYVEDNFIDAAVMILIYVSVCFNMITGMFHLSKLMKKMKAGHLFDRKLDYKKKMKRSKMIGSGTIALATIWMIYIVSNTIMYITQERFPEIPNKELPIVHMSNVIDNFEYVTRNGEIDRRANYYTEQSSILVPNYYELEEQVIVPNTMWDDKSDVYRHSLKSYGYEIRSEWLAKAFTQSLKDKYTNDYDGFYEQQFHSEFDVLWLRKTDTKSDFIARKGRFVYRVVYRGMESTEDIIDLSFAKVPN; from the coding sequence ATGAAAAATAAGCTAAAAAAGAAATTCTTATGGCTTGAGAGTTGGTATATTGAGGAGCAGGAAGCATGGTTTTCTAATATGTCCTTAGAAGGATGGAAGTTGATAAATATCGGTCATTTTTTTGCGACATTTGAAAAAAGTGAACCAGAAAAAGTGAATTACAGATGTGATATATTCAAAGTTAACGATCAATACTATAACAGAATTGATTTTTATAAACAGGCTGGTTGGGAACATATTGGCTCACGTGGATTCGTTCAAATATTTAGAGGAAGTGACGATATTACATCTGAAATTCATACAGACGCTAGTGAACTAGCAGAAACTGTATCTATACTTAAAAGGGATATTACTAAAAGGTGTTGGATGGTTCTATTTCTTTTAATAATAATTATTATATTGCAAATGAGTACATTATTTATCGATCCTGTTGACAATTATGTAGAAGATAACTTCATAGATGCAGCAGTGATGATACTTATTTACGTTAGTGTTTGCTTTAATATGATTACTGGCATGTTCCATTTGTCAAAGCTAATGAAAAAAATGAAAGCGGGGCATTTATTCGACCGTAAATTAGATTACAAGAAGAAAATGAAACGGAGTAAAATGATAGGAAGTGGTACGATTGCGCTTGCGACGATTTGGATGATTTATATAGTGAGTAATACTATTATGTACATTACTCAAGAAAGATTCCCTGAAATTCCCAATAAAGAATTACCTATCGTTCACATGTCAAATGTAATTGATAATTTTGAGTACGTTACAAGGAATGGTGAGATTGATAGACGGGCAAATTATTACACAGAACAATCGAGTATTTTAGTACCTAATTATTATGAACTTGAAGAGCAAGTTATAGTCCCGAATACGATGTGGGATGACAAAAGTGACGTTTATCGTCATTCACTTAAATCTTATGGGTATGAAATAAGGAGTGAATGGTTGGCAAAAGCATTTACACAATCTTTAAAAGATAAATATACTAATGACTATGACGGGTTTTACGAGCAACAATTTCATAGTGAATTTGATGTGCTATGGCTTAGAAAAACCGATACTAAATCTGATTTTATTGCGAGAAAGGGTCGTTTTGTTTATCGGGTTGTATATCGTGGAATGGAGTCGACTGAAGACATAATTGACCTATCATTTGCCAAAGTGCCAAATTAA
- a CDS encoding PadR family transcriptional regulator: protein MNENERAPMTEAMYYVLLAIHKPLHGYAIMSAIREASGGRVNMGPGTLYGILKRMEKDKLIALEDSDGRRKNYQITSSGRRAFKQEYMRLTKMVEDGDVLFREEDSNEK from the coding sequence TTGAATGAAAATGAGCGAGCACCAATGACTGAGGCGATGTATTATGTTCTTCTGGCTATACATAAACCACTCCATGGTTATGCAATCATGAGTGCGATTAGAGAAGCTTCTGGAGGAAGAGTGAATATGGGACCAGGAACACTCTACGGTATTTTGAAGCGTATGGAAAAAGACAAACTTATTGCTTTAGAAGACTCCGATGGCAGGCGCAAAAACTATCAAATTACTTCAAGTGGTCGTAGAGCATTCAAACAAGAATATATGCGTCTTACTAAAATGGTAGAGGATGGGGATGTATTATTTAGAGAGGAAGATTCAAATGAAAAATAA
- a CDS encoding SDR family NAD(P)-dependent oxidoreductase gives MKYTVITGASSGIGYEAALAFAARGKNLVIVARREDKLEELKSKIAQVAPDLDVIIRIADLSVIENAHKLYEDLQDLDIETWINNAGFGNFAGIGEQNLNKIEKMLHLNIEALTILSSLYVRDYSNVEGTQLINVSSGGGYTIVADAVTYCATKFYVSAFTEGLAQELKDQNAKMQAKVLAPAATETEFGKHSIDAEDFQYEGVIPKYHTAKEMAAFMLELYDSHHVVGIVNGLTYEFELKDPIFNQVTRMR, from the coding sequence ATGAAATATACCGTCATTACAGGTGCAAGTTCTGGAATTGGATATGAAGCAGCTTTGGCATTTGCCGCTCGAGGAAAAAACTTAGTTATTGTAGCTAGAAGAGAAGACAAGTTAGAAGAATTGAAGTCCAAAATCGCACAGGTAGCTCCGGACCTAGACGTTATCATACGAATAGCTGACTTATCGGTAATTGAAAACGCGCATAAACTATATGAAGACCTCCAAGATTTAGACATAGAAACATGGATTAACAACGCGGGATTTGGTAATTTTGCAGGAATTGGTGAGCAAAATTTAAATAAAATAGAAAAAATGCTTCATTTAAATATTGAAGCATTAACAATACTATCCTCACTGTACGTACGTGACTACTCAAATGTAGAAGGTACCCAGCTTATCAACGTATCTTCGGGTGGCGGCTATACAATTGTTGCAGATGCTGTAACCTACTGTGCAACTAAATTTTACGTAAGTGCATTTACTGAAGGGCTTGCTCAAGAATTAAAAGATCAGAATGCAAAAATGCAAGCAAAGGTTTTGGCTCCAGCTGCAACTGAAACAGAATTTGGAAAACACTCAATTGATGCTGAAGATTTTCAATATGAAGGCGTTATTCCTAAATATCATACTGCCAAAGAAATGGCAGCATTTATGTTAGAGCTTTATGATAGTCATCACGTTGTAGGAATCGTCAACGGACTCACTTATGAATTTGAGCTTAAAGATCCTATTTTTAATCAAGTGACAAGAATGAGATAA
- a CDS encoding kinase, whose protein sequence is MDHNVNSLIQLLTTTEYNNRFILGIDGLSRSGKTTLVSKLSHHLQELNIPYHIFHIDDHIVERKNRYNTGQEEWYEYYHLQWNKAWLKEYFFKQLKNATELNLPYYEGDLDSCTVRSISLPKNCVIIIEGVFLQRYEWREFYDYVVYLDCPRDHRFLRESTNTQRNITKFKNRYWKAEAFYLQNELPEKKADLILQN, encoded by the coding sequence TTGGATCATAATGTGAATTCATTAATACAACTACTTACTACTACCGAATACAACAATCGATTTATTTTAGGCATTGATGGCTTAAGTCGTTCTGGCAAAACTACGCTTGTAAGTAAGCTTAGTCATCATTTGCAAGAATTAAATATTCCATATCATATCTTCCATATTGATGACCACATCGTTGAGAGGAAAAACCGTTACAATACTGGGCAAGAAGAGTGGTATGAGTATTATCATTTACAGTGGAACAAAGCTTGGCTAAAGGAGTATTTTTTCAAACAACTTAAAAATGCAACCGAGCTCAATCTTCCTTATTATGAAGGTGACTTAGACTCATGCACTGTGAGAAGCATCTCACTTCCTAAAAATTGTGTCATTATCATTGAAGGGGTTTTCCTTCAGCGATACGAGTGGCGGGAATTTTATGATTATGTTGTTTATTTAGATTGTCCGAGGGATCATAGGTTTCTTCGTGAAAGTACAAATACACAGAGAAACATCACGAAGTTTAAAAATAGGTATTGGAAAGCAGAAGCATTTTACTTACAAAATGAACTTCCTGAGAAAAAGGCAGATCTCATTTTACAAAACTAA
- a CDS encoding nuclease-related domain-containing protein — protein MIVKPRTTPIYIKKLEALARRLPQSHPKRVGISEQLSKRLAGFKGEQKIDFPLSFLPEEEYHLFHDLRLFDGTHYFQLDTLILSQRFILILEVKNIKGTLYFDSHFNQLIRTIDDIKEGFPDPILQVKRQSAQLAKWLRMSNYPIIPIETFVVVSTPRTMLQTSSNNQYIYNKVLHSATLPYKVNEIHKSHLKEALQFKQLRNLSNQFINEHVPLEVDILLQQNISQSEIQTGVQCPNCFFLPLERDWGRWRCSQCSTISKDAHVQTLEDYALLINSTITNSSAREFLQVSSSTIVKKILSSMKLPHNDLKKGRKYYLS, from the coding sequence ATGATTGTAAAGCCCCGCACCACCCCCATCTATATTAAAAAACTAGAAGCTTTAGCGAGAAGACTTCCGCAAAGTCACCCAAAAAGGGTAGGGATTTCAGAACAGCTATCTAAGCGTTTGGCTGGCTTTAAAGGAGAACAAAAGATAGATTTTCCACTAAGCTTTCTTCCTGAAGAAGAATATCACCTTTTTCATGATTTAAGGCTATTTGATGGAACTCATTACTTTCAACTTGATACCCTCATTCTTTCTCAACGTTTTATCCTCATATTAGAAGTTAAAAATATTAAAGGAACTCTCTATTTTGACTCCCATTTTAACCAACTCATACGAACGATAGATGATATAAAAGAAGGATTTCCTGATCCCATTTTGCAAGTGAAAAGGCAGAGTGCTCAACTAGCAAAGTGGTTGCGGATGAGTAACTACCCCATAATTCCTATCGAAACGTTTGTTGTTGTTAGTACCCCTAGAACGATGCTTCAAACTTCCTCTAATAATCAATACATTTACAATAAAGTGCTCCATAGTGCAACACTTCCTTATAAAGTGAATGAAATACACAAATCACATCTGAAGGAAGCTCTTCAATTCAAGCAGCTTCGTAATCTTTCTAACCAATTTATTAACGAACATGTGCCATTAGAAGTGGACATACTTCTTCAACAAAACATTTCTCAATCAGAAATACAAACAGGTGTCCAATGTCCTAATTGCTTCTTTCTTCCTTTAGAACGAGATTGGGGTAGATGGAGATGTTCACAATGCAGCACAATCTCAAAAGATGCCCATGTACAAACTTTAGAAGACTATGCTCTCTTAATAAACTCTACGATAACCAACTCATCTGCTAGAGAGTTCTTGCAAGTTTCATCGAGTACAATTGTGAAAAAGATATTGTCTTCGATGAAGCTACCTCATAACGATCTCAAAAAGGGTAGGAAATATTACTTAAGTTAG
- a CDS encoding AraC family transcriptional regulator — translation MNIIKFPIPPFPLFVNGGQYVFNKGDRHFRRTFPVFDLLYVKYGKIFITTNDVQYEINEGQYLIILPGEEHYGHKDCIEGSQFIWLHFQYEKKYDLEVNESIDWSNIVQNIPSYIEPANLLLKIPQYAKIRKKEYMERLMDRIIASNDLQNPELYLYQQIYFQEFFVQLQKEAMTVQNTSEKLTEQVIVYIKNHFQDQVTLDNIARDLLYHPDYITRCMKRTIGVTPIQFLTQYRLSQAKHMLTISDETINSISKGVGIKDYAHFSKLFKLHVGVSPAIYRKETQRK, via the coding sequence ATGAATATCATAAAGTTTCCGATACCCCCATTTCCTTTATTTGTGAATGGGGGCCAATATGTATTTAACAAAGGAGATCGTCATTTTAGAAGGACATTTCCTGTATTCGATTTACTATATGTAAAATACGGAAAAATATTTATTACTACGAATGATGTCCAATATGAAATAAATGAGGGGCAATATCTTATTATCCTTCCAGGTGAGGAGCATTATGGACATAAAGACTGTATAGAAGGTAGTCAGTTTATATGGCTGCATTTTCAGTATGAAAAAAAGTATGACTTAGAAGTAAATGAATCAATTGATTGGTCCAACATCGTACAGAACATCCCGTCATATATAGAACCAGCAAACCTACTTTTGAAAATTCCTCAATATGCTAAGATACGAAAAAAAGAATATATGGAAAGGTTGATGGATCGAATTATTGCTTCTAATGACCTGCAAAATCCTGAATTATATTTATACCAACAAATATATTTTCAAGAATTTTTTGTTCAGTTACAAAAAGAAGCAATGACTGTTCAGAATACGTCTGAGAAATTAACAGAACAAGTGATCGTTTATATAAAAAATCATTTTCAAGATCAGGTTACTTTAGATAATATAGCAAGAGATTTACTCTACCATCCAGATTATATAACCCGGTGTATGAAAAGAACAATCGGGGTGACACCGATTCAATTCCTAACTCAATACCGACTCTCTCAAGCGAAACATATGTTAACTATTTCAGATGAAACAATTAATTCAATTAGTAAAGGTGTAGGCATCAAAGATTATGCTCATTTTTCAAAGTTATTTAAGCTACATGTAGGTGTTAGTCCTGCAATATACAGAAAAGAGACTCAGCGAAAATAA